Proteins found in one Candidatus Binatia bacterium genomic segment:
- the ispE gene encoding 4-(cytidine 5'-diphospho)-2-C-methyl-D-erythritol kinase: protein MSKLSKPRSATRQATVRAPAKVNLSLRVLAKRADGYHDIDSLMFAISLYDTVTVSVRAASRSSVSCSVSGPERVPGGRSNLAARAAVAVLAALGEKAAVSIRLRKEIPSGAGLGGGSSDAAAVIRVLPGLLGRRLPPREAVRIARSLGADVPFFLRCAPARATGIGDVLEPLPWKPAGVLVLAVPRERVNTAWAYRAALPRLTSRRSASRVTPFPRSSDAAEAWFFNDFQRGVERSFDTVRGARKALLGLGAERVVLSGSGSAVVGSFKDTRAAARACGQWQGPGQARLARVLLSAPRPVRCSPGNTRSASRQQVKTVKRVKRDA from the coding sequence ATGTCGAAACTGTCGAAACCGCGCAGCGCAACGCGCCAGGCGACCGTCCGGGCGCCCGCTAAGGTGAATCTCTCGCTGCGCGTGCTCGCAAAAAGAGCCGACGGCTACCACGACATCGACTCGCTGATGTTCGCCATTTCTCTGTACGACACCGTGACGGTCTCGGTGCGCGCGGCTTCGCGCAGCAGCGTCTCATGCAGCGTCTCGGGACCGGAGCGCGTGCCCGGCGGACGCTCGAACCTGGCTGCGCGCGCAGCGGTAGCCGTGCTCGCGGCACTCGGCGAGAAGGCCGCCGTCTCGATCCGCCTTCGCAAGGAAATCCCCTCCGGCGCCGGCCTCGGCGGAGGCAGCAGCGATGCCGCTGCCGTGATCCGGGTCCTTCCGGGTCTTCTCGGCCGCCGCCTGCCGCCGCGCGAGGCCGTGAGGATTGCCCGCAGCCTCGGCGCCGACGTGCCGTTCTTCCTGCGCTGCGCCCCCGCGCGTGCGACGGGAATCGGCGACGTCCTGGAGCCGCTGCCGTGGAAACCCGCGGGCGTCCTGGTGCTGGCCGTGCCTCGCGAAAGGGTGAACACCGCGTGGGCTTACCGCGCCGCGCTACCTCGTTTGACATCCCGCCGTTCGGCTTCTAGGGTCACCCCTTTCCCGCGCAGCAGCGACGCGGCGGAAGCTTGGTTTTTCAATGACTTCCAGCGCGGAGTCGAGAGGTCTTTCGACACTGTTCGGGGTGCCAGGAAGGCCCTCCTGGGGCTCGGTGCCGAGCGCGTTGTGCTGTCGGGGAGCGGTTCGGCGGTGGTCGGATCCTTCAAGGACACCCGGGCGGCTGCCAGGGCCTGCGGGCAATGGCAGGGGCCCGGCCAGGCGCGCCTCGCCCGGGTGCTTCTGTCGGCGCCTCGCCCCGTGCGATGCAGCCCTGGGAACACCAGGTCGGCGAGCCGGCAGCAGGTGAAGACGGTGAAGCGGGTAAAGAGGGATGCGTAA